In Candidatus Eisenbacteria bacterium, the genomic stretch GAGGCGTTGCGATCCCTGCTCGAGCGGGAGGCGATCGCCGTCCACGACGAGGACATCGCGGCGAACCGTCGCATGGGCAAGCACGGCGCCGACCTGGTGCCCGAGCGCGCCACCGTGCTCACGCACTGCAACGCCGGGGCGCTCGCGACGGCCGGGTATGGGACCGCGCTCGGCGTCATCCGCGCCGCGCAGGAGGCGGGCAAGCAGATCCAGGTGATCGCGTGCGAGACGCGGCCGTTCCTGCAGGGCGCGCGCTTGACCGCGTGGGAGCTGCGCCGCGATCGCATTCCGGTGACGCTCATCACCGACGGCATGGCCGCGCACATGATGCAGCGCGGGCTCGTCGACTGCGTGGTCGTCGGCGCGGATCGGATCGCCGCCAACGGCGACGTCGCCAACAAGATCGGGACGTATGCGCATGCCGTCGTCGCCGCACGGCACGGCATCCCGTTCTACGTCGCGGCGCCGACGTCGACCATCGACTGGCACTGCCCGGCGGGCGCGCACATCCCGATCGAGGAGCGGTCGCCGCGCGAGGTGACGCACATGGGCGACCGCCAGCTCGCTCCGAGCGGCGTGCGGGTCGCGAACCCGGCCTTCGACGTGACGCCCGCCGACCTGGTGGGGGGAATCATCACCGAGCTCGGTGTCGCGCGACCGCCGTACCGCCGGAGCCTGGCACGCCTCGGACGCGACGAGCCCGCGACCGCCGAGCGACGCCCGAGCGCGCGCCGGCACCGACGCCGGTGACGCCGACGCGCAGTCGAACGACCGCCGTCCTGCTCGGGTTCCTCGTGGCCGTGAGGGCGGCGGCGATGGACGTCGTCCCGATGACGCTCGACCGCGTCGTCGAGCGATCGGGCCAGATCGTCCACGGCACCGTGACGAGCGTCGTCTCCGGACGCGACGAGAGCGGCCTGCCGGCGACGTGGGTCTCGGTGGCGGTGAGCGAGTGCCTGAAGGGGCAGGCGGCGGGGACGATCACGTTCAAGCAGGTCGGCGTCGCCACGCCGCTCGCGGACGGAACGCTCCTGCGGATCCCCGGTCTGCCCCGCTATCGGGAAGGGAGCGAGTACGTCCTCTTCCTCCACGACACGAGCGCCCGCGGCTTCACGAGCCCGGTCGGTTTCGAGCAGGGCGTGTACGACGTCGAGCGGAGCCGGGAGGGCACGTTCGCACGTTCGAGGACGACCGAGCGTCTCGCGCTCTCCGCCTTCCTCGCCGTCGTCCGCAGCCGGGCGGCGCGCTAGGGAAGGATCGTGCGCCGTCTCGTCGCGCTCTTGCTGACGCTCGCCTGCGCCCGCGGCGCCGTGGCGGCCGGCCCGCTGGTCGTGAACGGCGCCGGAGTCCCGCTCACCTGGGCGATCCGCCCGATACCGTTCAATCCCGACCGCGGGCCGCTGGGGTCGCTGTCGAACGACGAGGCGGTCGCGCTGGTCGCGGGCAACTTCGCAGTCTGGGAGGCGGTGACGTCGTCGTCGATCGCGTTCACCAACGCCGGCGCACTACCGGTGAACGTGAAGGCCAGCAACTACGAGCAGTTCCTCGACCGTTGCGACGGCCTCAGCCCGATCATCTTCGACAACGACGGCGGCATCACGGACGACCTCCTGGGCGCCGGCGCGAGCAGCGAGGTCCTGGGCTTCGCCAGCCCCGAGTGTGGCGACGTCGCCGCGGGGACGATCACGGAAGCCGTCGCCGTGCTGAACGGCCGCTGGATCGACGGGACGGCGAACGGCACCAATCCGGAGATCCCGCTCCAGGACTTCCGAGCGGTGTTCATCCACGAGTTCGGTCATTTCTTCAACCTCGACCACTCCCAGATCGGGCGAGCCGAGGCGTTCGACGGCGACTCGTCGAACGACGGCGCGATCGCGACCATGTTCCCGTTCCTGGTGAACGGCCGCGAAGCCGCCACGCTCGCCCTGGACGACATGGTGTCGGTGTCGACGCTGTACCCCGCGCCGGGTTTCGCCGAGACCACGGGTCTCATCCGCGGGCAGGTGCTGCGCGCGAGCGGCGCGCCGTTCCAGGGCGTGTACGTCATCGCGCGCAACCTCGCCGATCCGCGTCACCTGGCCGTCGGCTACACGTCGGGCGCACGCTTCGTGCCCGTGGCCGGCGGTACGGCGAACCCCGGCGGGCCGCCGCCCGACGCGCTCCGCGGCGCGTTCGAGCTCCCGGGGCTTCCGCCCGGAAGCTACACGGTCGAGATCGAGCCCGTCGATTCCCGCTTCACCGGCGGATCGAGCATCGGGCCGCTCGATCCGCCGGCGGTGCTTCCGGCGCCGCCCGAGTTCTGGAACGGCCCCGACGAGGCGACGACGTCGCCGCCCGACGACCCGAGCGCGTCCACCGCGATCGTTCTCGGTCCCGGCGAGACCGTCGCCGGGATCGAGGTGCGTCTCAACGAGCCGGGTGTCGCGAACGACGGCTGCGACGCGTCGATCGTGATCCCCGCCATCCCGTTCACCGAGGTGCGCAGCGTGACCGACGCGACGACGTCGCTCGGCGACCCGCTCCAGTCGTGCACGACCGACGCCCCGGCGCAGAACCTCGCCAGCGTGTGGTACCAGCTGACGGTCCCCGAGACGTCGCGCGTCGTGATCGAGACCGCGGGGAGCACCTACGACACCGTCGTGAGCGCGTACACGGGCGCGTGCGCGGCGCTCGACGAGATCGCGTGCAGCGACGACACCCTCACGACCGTGCAGTCGCGACTCGACATCGACGTCGTCGCCGGGACGACCCTGCGCCTCGAGGTGACGGCCTTCCACGAGGCCGCCGCCGAGACGCTGCACTTGGCGGTTCGCTACGGCTGCCCACTGGGTTCGGGCGCCTGCGACGACCGCGATCCCTGTACGACCGGCGACACCTGCACGGACGCCGTGTGCGTCGGGCCCACGAGCATGTGCGACGACGGCAACGCGTGCACGATCGATCTGTGCGACGAGACCGGGTCCTGCAGCCATGGGGCGGTGAGCGGCTCGTGCGACGACGGCGATGCGTGCTCGGTCGACGACACCTGCCACGACACGGTCTGTACGGGCGGGCGCCGCGTCGACGCGCCGGTCCTGGTGTCGCGCCTGAGGGAGACGTTCCCGAGTGGGTGCCGCTCGACCTTTGCACGGCTCGAGCAGGTGGCGGCCCATCGCTTCGAGCGTGCGGCGCACGCCGTCGAGCACGCCGCGAGCCGCACGGGAGCGAAGCGCGCCAAGGCGTTCGATCGTGCGCTGCACGCCCTGCGCTCCGCCCGGCGCGCCGCGATGCGCCTTCGCCATCGCGGCGCGGCCGGCTGTGGGTCGTCGCTCCTCCGCCGTGCAGAGCTCGCCCGGGCGCAGCTCTCGTGCGTGCGCCAGGACTTGCGCGCCACGTCGGGGCGCTGAAGGATTCGACGTCGGGGCCGCGAGGCTGGGGGCCGGGCTGCGGCTTCGGCTCCGCCGCGCGAGAAGACATACGCGGCGTTACGGACCTGCATTTCGTCGCGCCGCTTCGCAGGCGCCTCCGCCCGGCCCCCAACCTCGCGACACAATCGCGAATCCCTCAGCCAAACGCCGCGCGCTGACCCGCGACGCTTGGCGTGTCGCGTCGTCGTGCGGCGGTGCGCGGGGCGGGCGGCGAGGGCGGAGCGCCCTTGAGCCGCGCGGCGTTCCGTCGCGGGGGCGCTCGGTAGGGTAGGATCGCCGCGCGGCGAACGACCTGGCGGTTCAGCGGCGGCGCGGCAGCGCCGTCCGCTGCAAGCGCGGGTTAGACGCCCTCGCAGGAGCTCGCTTGGCCAGCGCTCGCTCGGCTTGCCTGGGGATTTCAACAGCAACGAAGTAGGTCTCCGGGTAGAGGTAGTCCTCGTGGGACTCGTCGATGATACGGACGTATCCCTCTCGGGTCGCCACATTGTCGGGCAGGCGCTCGTAGACCTTGTGCAGTTCCAGGTCGTCGCATCCGGTGTTGCGGACGCACAATAGGAACCGCCTCTTTCGTCGCGCTGTCGCCATCAGTCTACGAACCGCTTAACCTTCATGTTAACGCGCCCGATTCCGTGAGCCTCATACCAGTGTAGCTCAGCACGTCGTACGCGCCCACTGCTCAGTCGAACCAGAGCGACGCCCTTGCGCTTCCTCCAGCGTGCAGCCCCATATCGCCGACGCAGACCGGTGAGATCGCGGATGCCCTGCCCCACGGCGATCGTGACAACCTCGGTGATCGCGCTGACAAGCTCGAAGTGCACCAAGATCAATGAGCAACGATCGCGCCAAGGCGTCCAACCGAGCGGAGCCCTCGCTGCCCGCCCCGCGCTCCGACGCCTCGAAGGCGCCGGAGCGGGGTGGGGTGAGGGTCAGCGCGGGGCAGGCGTGCAGTCCTCGACGCCGTTCAGCGTCTCGTCGCCATCGGCGGTGCAGCCGGTGACGCCGGTGGACTGCTCGTAGGGCGGGATGATGGCGCAGGTGTTCTTGCGGGCCGCGTCGCACTTGGGTGCGGTGTCGGCCGGAATGGGGCGGATCCAGCCCGGGAGCTGCCGCTCCTTGCAGCTGCCGTTGGGATCGCGCCCGCAGATGCCGCGGTCGTCGAGCACCCCGCCGCTGTTGAAGCAGTCGACGGCGGTGATGCACTCGCCAATCGTGAGCGTGCTCGGGGCGCCGCGGCACGCCTTGTTGCAGTCGGCGAACACGCTGCCGGCGTCGGAGTTGTCGCCGCCGCAGCTGATGCCGAGGTCGCTGACGATGCAGTTGAGCGCCATGGTGGTGAGCTGGCGCGCGAGCTGGAGCTTCGGATCGTTGCCCGGGCTCACGCAGATCGCCTCGAGGGCCGAGTCGGCGCTCGCCACGTTGATGTTCTTGACGACCTCGCCGCACACCTTGAGGCAGCTTCCGGCCGACTCGAGGACCTGCTTGGTGATGGCGCCAGAGGTGCCCCAGAAGTCGGGCTTGCGGCAGACGACCGGGTGGCAGGACGGGTCGTCGAGCTTGTCGGTGTGCTCGCACTTGCCCGTCTGCGGGTTGCAGGTGTCGACCGTGCAGTGGTCGTTGTCGGAGCAGGAGGGCGGCGGCAGGTGCTTGCACTCGCCGCTCTGCGGATCGCAGTAGTCGACCGTGCAGGCGTCGTCATCCGAGCAGGAGGGCGGCGGCAGGTGCTTGCACTGACCGCTCTTCGGCTCGCAGAAGTCCTCGGTGCAGGCGTTGTTGTCCGAGCAGTTGATGTTCTTCGGCGAGAACATGCACTGGCCGGTCACCGTGTTGCACTGATCGTAGGTGCAGGCGTTGTTGTCGTTGCACGTCGGCGTGACCGTATCGACGTGCTTGCACTGGCCGCTCACGGGGTCACAGCGGTCGGCCGTGCACTTGTTGCCGTCGTCGCAGCTCGGCGGCGGCGAGTGCTTGCACTGACCCGTCTGCGGCTCGCAGGAGTCCTGCGTGCAGCGGTCGCCGTCGTCGCACAGCGAGGGCGGCGGCGGCGAGTGCTTGCAGAGGCCGGTGCGCGCGTCGCACGAGTCGGTCGTGCAGGCGTTGCCGTCGTCGCACGACGGCGGATCGGAGTGCGTGCACTGACCGGTGCGCGGATCGCACGCATCCTTGGTACAGGCGTCGTCGTCCGAGCACGAGGGCGGCGGGGCGTGCCGGCACTCGCCGGTGCGCGCGTCGCAGGAGTCCTCGGTGCACAGATCGTCGTCGGCGCAGTTCTTGGTGGAGGTCGTCTTGCACCCGCCGGTCGTCGGGTCGCAGCTCTCGGTCGTGCAGGCGTTGTTGTCGTCGCACGCGAGCCCGGTCGGCGGGTACTCGCACTTGCCCGTCTGCGGGTTGCAGACGTCACGCGTGCAGAGGTCGTTGTCGCCGCAGGTGGGCGTCACGACGTCGGTGAAGATGCAGGCACCGGTCGCCGAATCGCACGAGTCGTCGGTGCAGGCGTTCTCGTCGTTGCACGACTTCGTGCTGGTCGTGGCGCACTGGCCGGTCTGCGGGTTGCAGACCTCGGCCGTGCACGCGTTGTGGTCGTCGCAGACGATGCCGGTGGACGGGTACTCGCACTGGCCGGTCTGCGGGTTGCAGACGTCCCTCGTGCACAGGTCGTCGTCGCCGCAGGTGGGCGTCACGACGTCGGTGAAGACGCACTGGCCGCTCGCCGGATCGCACGCGTCGCGCGTGCACGCGTTCTCGTCGTTGCAGCGCTTGGTTCCCGTCGTGGCGCACTGGCCCGTGGCGGGGTTGCACGCCTCGGTGGTGCAGGCGTTCTCGTCGTCGCAGACGACGCCGGTGGACGGGTACTCGCACTGGCCGGTCTGAGGGTTGCAGAGGTCCTTCGTGCACAGGTCGTTGTCGCTGCATGTGGGTGTCACGACGTCGGTGTAGACGCACTGGCCCGTTCCCGGGTCGCACGCGTCACGCGTGCAGGCGTTGCCGTCGTCGCACGACACCGTGCTCGTGGTGGCGCATTGGCCCGTTTCGGGGTTGCAGGCCTCGGTGGTGCAGGCGTTGTTGTCGTTGCACACGATGCCCGTCGACGGGTACTCGCACTTGCCGGTCCCCGGGTTGCAGACGTCGCTCGTGCACAGGTTGTTGTCGCCGCAGGTGGGCGTCACGACGTCGATGAAGACGCACTCGCCGGTCGTCGGCTTGCAGACGTCGTTCGTGCACTTGTTGTCGTCGTTGCAGGTCTTGGTGCTGGTGGTCGCGCACTGGCCGGTCGCCGGGTTGCAGGCCTCGGTCGTGCAGAGGTTGTTGTCGTTGCAGACGATGCCCGTCGACGGGTGCTCGCACTGACCCGTCTGCGGGTTGCAGACGTCGTTCGTGCACAGGTCGTCGTCGTTGCAGGTGGGCGTCACGACGTCGGTGTGGCTGCACTGGCCGGTGACGGCGTCACACGCGTCGCGCGTGCACGCGTTGCCGTCGTCGCAGGACACCGTGCTCGTGGTCGCGCACTGGCCGGTCGCCGGGTTGCAGCTCTCGGTCGTGCAGGCGTTGTTGTCGTTGCAGACGATCCCCGTGGACGGATACTCGCACTGGCCCGTCTGCGGGTTGCAGACGTCGCGCGTGCAGAGGTTGCCGTCGCCGCAGGTCGGCGTCACGACGTCGGTGAAGACACACTCGCCGGTCGCGCGATCGCACTTGTCGGTCGTGCACGCGTTGCCGTCGTCGCAGATGCGCGTGTTGGTCGTCTTGCACTGGCCCGTGGCCGGGTTGCAGGCCTCGGTGGTGCAGGCGTTGCCGTCGTCGCAGACGATGCCGGTCGACGGATGCTCGCACTGACCCGTCTGGGGGTTGCAGACGTCGTTCGTGCAGAGGTTGTCGTCGTTG encodes the following:
- the mtnA gene encoding S-methyl-5-thioribose-1-phosphate isomerase codes for the protein MAVRTIEWRNGTVVMIDQRLLPTREVYRVYRDYREVAQAIKDMVIRGAPAIGVAAAMGLALGMRSARGRNLDATFERLCKTFAATRPTAVNLFWAIERMRAVYAANRGRSLEALRSLLEREAIAVHDEDIAANRRMGKHGADLVPERATVLTHCNAGALATAGYGTALGVIRAAQEAGKQIQVIACETRPFLQGARLTAWELRRDRIPVTLITDGMAAHMMQRGLVDCVVVGADRIAANGDVANKIGTYAHAVVAARHGIPFYVAAPTSTIDWHCPAGAHIPIEERSPREVTHMGDRQLAPSGVRVANPAFDVTPADLVGGIITELGVARPPYRRSLARLGRDEPATAERRPSARRHRRR